A part of Kitasatospora acidiphila genomic DNA contains:
- a CDS encoding NAD(P)-dependent malic enzyme has translation MAAEIIHPRSSDPEDPVDAVFALHRGGKMAVAATVPLRDADDLSLAYTPGVARVCTAIAEQPELVHDYTWVANTVAVVTDGTAVLGLGDIGPAASLPVMEGKAILFKQFGGVDAVPIALNCTGVDEIVETVIRLAPSFGGVNLEDISAPRCFEIERRLQEALDIPIFHDDQHGTAIVTTAALWNAARVTDRKIGDLRAVISGAGAAGIAIAKMLVAAGIGDVALCDRRGVVHQGREDLTDVKAEIAALTNKSGRTGSLADALAGADVFIGVSGGTVPEEVVATMAPGCFIFAMANPNPEIHPEVAHKYASVVATGRSDFPNQINNVLAFPGIFAGALSVRASRITEGMKLAAAEALAGVVAEELTPQKVIPSPFDARVAPAVSKAVAEAARQEGVARI, from the coding sequence GTGGCAGCGGAGATCATTCACCCTCGTTCCTCGGATCCCGAGGATCCGGTCGACGCCGTGTTCGCGCTCCATCGGGGCGGCAAGATGGCGGTCGCCGCGACCGTGCCGTTGCGCGACGCGGACGACCTGTCCCTCGCCTACACCCCCGGCGTGGCCCGGGTCTGCACCGCCATCGCCGAGCAGCCGGAGCTCGTCCACGACTACACCTGGGTGGCCAACACGGTCGCGGTGGTCACCGACGGCACCGCCGTGCTGGGCCTGGGCGACATCGGCCCGGCCGCCTCGCTCCCGGTGATGGAGGGCAAGGCGATCCTGTTCAAGCAGTTCGGCGGCGTGGACGCGGTGCCGATCGCGCTGAACTGCACCGGCGTCGACGAGATCGTCGAGACCGTGATCCGGTTGGCCCCGTCGTTCGGTGGCGTCAACCTGGAGGACATCTCGGCGCCGCGCTGCTTCGAGATCGAGCGCCGGCTCCAGGAGGCGCTGGACATCCCGATCTTCCACGACGACCAGCACGGCACCGCGATCGTCACCACAGCCGCGCTGTGGAACGCGGCCCGGGTGACCGACCGGAAGATCGGCGACCTGCGCGCGGTCATCTCCGGCGCCGGCGCGGCCGGCATCGCGATCGCCAAGATGCTGGTGGCCGCCGGGATCGGCGACGTGGCGCTGTGCGACCGCCGCGGCGTGGTCCACCAGGGCCGCGAGGACCTCACCGACGTCAAGGCGGAGATCGCCGCGCTCACCAACAAGAGCGGGCGGACCGGCTCGCTGGCCGACGCGCTGGCCGGCGCGGACGTCTTCATCGGCGTCTCCGGTGGCACCGTGCCGGAAGAGGTCGTCGCCACCATGGCGCCGGGCTGCTTCATCTTCGCGATGGCCAACCCCAACCCGGAGATCCACCCCGAGGTCGCGCACAAGTACGCCTCGGTGGTCGCCACCGGCCGCTCCGACTTCCCCAACCAGATCAACAACGTGCTGGCCTTCCCCGGCATCTTCGCCGGCGCGCTCTCGGTGCGGGCCTCGCGCATCACCGAGGGCATGAAGCTGGCCGCCGCCGAGGCACTGGCCGGCGTGGTGGCCGAGGAGCTGACGCCGCAGAAGGTGATTCCCTCGCCGTTCGACGCGCGAGTGGCCCCCGCGGTCAGCAAGGCGGTCGCCGAGGCGGCCCGCCAGGAGGGCGTCGCCCGGATCTGA